Part of the Pseudarthrobacter sp. NBSH8 genome is shown below.
CGAGCAGTGCGGCGATGAGGGGTTTCTCCGGTGCGGCGTCGGGCAGCAGCAGGTGGGTCCGGCGGGCGCGGGTGATGATCTTGCCGGCGGTGGCGAAGAGCCGGTAGCGCCAGCGTTTGATGTCCCAGCCCTGTGCCTTGTGGCCGTCGGGCAGGGCGGTGAGCTGGAGCCAGGAGACCAGGTTCGCGGCCAGGACCGCGAGGTTCGCCCAGGCCTGGTTCGCGGCGAAATCGAAGAAGGGGAGCTTGCTCAGGCCGGTGTTCTTCAGCGTCTTGATGCGGTTCTCGCAGCGGCCGCGGGCCCGGTGCCGGGCATCCAGGAACGGTCCGTGCCAGCGTGGGGCATTCGTCAGGAACGCTGTTACACGGTGACCGTCGATGTCGAGCAGGGTCGGTGTCGCACCGGGGTGCAGCGGTTCGGCGCGCAGGAAGATCTTCGTCCCGGGCGGGTAGTCCTCGAGCGGGATCACCTGGGTGGCGTTGATGACCCAGGCGTCGTCGCGTTCGTTGCCGTCCTGGTCCAGGGCCGGCTGCCAGTATTTCTTGTCGTTGATCCAGTCGATCATGTGGGCCTTGCCGACCGGAACCGGGTACGAGACGGAGAACTGCACGCCGCGCGAATGCAGGTACCAGAGGAACTTCCGGGACGCGCCGGCGCTGTCGGTGCGGACCAGGATTTTCTCCCCGTCCAGTTCGTCGTCTTCACCGTAGAGTGCGTCGGGCAGGACCGCGATGGCGGCCTCGAAGATGCGGATGTGGTCCTCGGCGTTGTTCGCTGTTGCCCCGCCGTGGCGCAACAGCACCGCGAGTTCCTCCCCGGTGCCTCGGCCGGAACCGTAATCGATGCTGGCGGTGAACGGGGCGAATCCAAACCCGCCCTTGTAGTTGCCGGTGGCTCGTTCCTTCTCGGAGTGCGAGGCCACCAGTGTGGCGTCGAGGTCGATGACCAGCGGGTCCGCGGCCGTCGCCGTCACCGCCGGGCTGCGGTCACCCGCGGCTTCCCATGCCCGGGTCCGCAGTTCCTTGGACAGGGTCGAAAAACCGTAATCGAAAACGTCCGGGTTCTTCACGGTGCGTTCGAAGAACCGCGAGACTGTCGCGTTCGAGGGCACTTTCCCGAACACTCCGGGCTGGGAGCGCAGGATGTCCAGGTCGGAGGCGTACTCGCCGCCGGCGGCGAGCATCACCGCCAGCGACCCGAGCAGCCTCCCTGGCCGGTGCGAGGCCATCGCGGGGACGAACTGGCCCAGCCGGTCCTCGCACAGATCCCGGAACCCGAGGGCGTCAATGAATGAAGTCAGGACCCTGGCACCGGCATGGGAGACCAGCGACTGGCCGGTGAAAGTGACCGGGACGGATGGGAAGACCTTGGTAGACTGGGGCATCGAAAAGGTGCTCCTTCAAGACACGGAAATAACGGCGTAGACACCCCTATTTTCCCTTGTCAGAGCACCTTTTCGTCTCTTAAACACACCCGTCAGCCCAAGACTGATGAAAACCCCGGGCTAGCGGCTGCGGCGTTCGTTGGAGGCCGGAGCCGACGCGCGGCGGGGACCGCTGCGTGCCGGACGGCCACTGCCGCCACCGTTACCGGCGTACGAGCCACCGGACGTGCCGCCGGTGTTGGAGGACCAAACAGCCTTGTTGCCGGCGTTGCCGCCGTTGCCCGTGGAGGCTCCGGCGCGCTGGCCGGATCCACCCGTGCGGGCTCCTGCACCGGCGCCCGCAGTGCGGGCTCCGGCTGCGCGCTGGCCCGTTGCCGGACGTCCGCCGCGCTGTCCGCCGGTGGTAGCCGGGCGGCCCGTGCCGCCACGGGGAGCATCGCTGCGGGTAACGCGTGAATCCGCACGGCCGTCTGAACCGCGGCCAGCCGCTGCACGGCCACCTGCTGCGGGGACGTCGTTGCGGTGCGTGGAGCCGGTGGCGCCGTGGCCGCGGGAATTGCGGCGAGCAGCAGCTGCTGCAATGGCGCGGTCCTCGTTCTGCTCGGCTACACGGTCAAATGCTGCCCGTGCTTCGGTGCGGCCTTCGTAGGCAACGGCGCGGCGCTCGGCGCGGGGAAGATCGGTGCGGGTCGGCTCAGCGGAGACGCGTCCGCGGCCGCCACGGCCGCCACGGCCACCGGCGGTGGGGCCTTCCTGGCTGCGGCGGGCGCGCTTGCGCTCGGCGTTGGCACCCGTGGAGGTGCCGCCGCCCTGCTGTGCGGACTTCTTGGCAAGAAGAGCGGCCCGGGTGCGCGGATCGATCTTGTCTGCCATTTCGCCCACGAGTTCGGCAACCAACGGGGAGTTGGCGGTGACGCGCTCGAAGTTGACCTCGACGCCGGCAGCCTTCATCAGCTTCTTGACGTCGGACTGCTGCTCCGGGAGCGTCAGCGTGACAACAGTGCCGTCCGAACCTGCGCGGGCCGTACGGCCTGAGCGGTGGAGGTATGCCTTGTGCTCTGTGGGGGGATCCACGTGGATCACCAGTTCGACGTCGTCCACGTGGACGCCGCGGGCTGCTACGTCGGTGGCTACCAGGACGCGGACGTCACCGGAGGAAAACTCGGCCAGGTTGCGGTCACGGGCGTTCTGCGAGAGGTTGCCGTGCAGATCGACGGCGGGGATCCCGGCGTCGGTCAGGGTCTTGGCCAGCTTGCGGGCGTGGTGCTTTGTCCGCATAAAGAGGACGCGGCGGCCGGCGCCGGAGGCGAGCTCCACGATCAGCTGCTTCTTGACGGTCTGGTCGTTGACCACCAGGACGTGGTGCTCCATGGTGGTGACGGCGGCCTGTGATTCGTCCACGGCGTGGGTCAGCGGGTTGGACAGGTAGCGCTGGACGATCTTGTCCACCCCGTTGTCCAGGGTGGCGGAGAACAGCAGGCGCTGGCCCTGGCTGGGGGTCATGTCCATGAGCTTCTTGACCACCGGGAGGAAGCCGAGGTCGGCCATGTGGTCGGCCTCGTCCAGGACGGTGATCTCGACGCCTTCGAGGGTCAGGATGCGCTGGCGGATCAGGTCCTCCAGGCGGCCCGGGCAGGCGATGACGATGTCGACGCCGGCGCGCAGGGCCTTTTCCTGGCGGGCCTGGGAGATGCCCCCGTAAATCACGGTGGTGGTCAGGCCCATGGCCTTGGCCATCGGCTCGATGGTGGCGTTGATCTGGGTGGCCAGCTCGCGGGTCGGTGCGAGGACCAGGCCCATGGGGCGGCCGGGCTTGCGGAAGTGCTTGGCTTCCCGCTCAGCGAGTCGTGCTACAAGCGGGATGGCGAAAGCGATGGTCTTGCCGGAGCCGGTGCGGCCGCGGCCCAGGACGTCGCGTCCGGCCAAGGTATCCGGGAGGGTCTTGACCTGGATGGGGAACGGCTCAACAATTCCCTGGGCAGTGAGGGTGTCGGCGAGTTCTTTGGGCGTGCCGAGGGCAGCAAAAGTAGTCATATATTCAAGGTCTTTCAGGCGGTATCCGTGCGGATATCGGCCCCCGATGCCGGTTGGCTCAAGGGTTTCGCCGAAGAAAAGTCAGGTGATCAACCGTGCTGCTGCCCAATTCAGGGCGGCGGCTGGGACCAAATGGAACGCGTTCATCGACGCAGGATGTGCCTCTCACATGAAAAAACCCGCTTCCCAAAAAGTTGGGACCAGCGGGCATCACTGCACATCAAGTCCCCTAAGCGTACCATCCCTGCGCCCGGGCCTTGTCCTGGACCCGGTGGGCCTCCCCCTCGGACGGTGCAGGGGGTGCGGGCGTTGCCTTTGAGTGCCCGGCAGGCGCAGGCTTGAGGCATGAGTCAACAGGGTGCGGAGCACCACCACACAACGGACGACGGCGGCACCCGGCTTGGGGATGCACCGCAGCGCGGTGCCGCCGAAGCGTGGGACGAAAGGTACCGCAGCAAGCCGAAATTCTGGAGCGGGAAACCCAACCCGCAACTGGTCCGCGAAGGCGCGGGGCTCAGGCCGGGCAAGGCCCTGGACCTGGGCTGCGGCGAAGGGGCCGACGCCATCTGGCTGGCCCAGCAGGGCTGGACCGTCACCGCCGTCGACGTTTCCGCCGTCGCCCTGGAACGGGCGCTCGGCCATGAAAAGGCGGCCCTGGACCGGGAGAGCATGCACGCCGAGGGTGCGAGTGAAATTGCCAGCCGCATCCACTGGGAACAGTGTGATCTGGAGGAGTGGCAGCCCGCGGCAACGTTTGATCTGGTGTCCTCCCAGTTCCTGCATTCCCCGCATCTGGGGTGGCAGGGTCCGCTGCGGACGGCGGCTGCGGCGGTCAAGCCGGGGGGCACGCTGCTGATCGTGGGCCATCATCCGCACCGCCTGCCGCCGTGGGGAAACCACACCAGACCGGAGATGTTCTACACCCCGGCGCAGCTCGTGGCGGAGCTCGGCCTGGACTCACCGGACTGGCAACTGGAGGTCAACACCACGCGAGAGCGGGCAGCGTCAGGTCCGGACGGCGAGGAAGCCATCATCGGGGACACCGTACTCCGCGCCACCCGGCTGGCGTGAGTTTTTGTCCAGATAACGCGACTTCAGGGGCCCGCATCTCCCATTATCTGGACAAAAACTCCGGGGTTAGCGCGAAACCCGCGGCGCCACCGTAACCGCGGCGACGGCCACCACCGCCGTCAGTGCGAAAACCCCCGCGAACGATTCCGCCGTCGTCGTAAATGCCGCGAACACAATTCCCGTGGCCGCGAGCGCCAGCGCCCCGCCCAGCGAGTCCGAAATGGACATTGCCGAGCTGTTGAAGCCTTGGTTTTCCTTGCTGGACATGGCGAGCGTCATCACGCTGAGCCGCGGATACAGCAGCCCCATGCCGCCGCCGGCGAAGAGCCAGCCGGCAATCGCGACGGCGGCAGGCCAGTGGAGTGCCGACGTCGCCAACGTGAGGAGGATGGCCCCCAGCACCAGCGCTGAGCCGATGCGCACAGCCACCCGGTGCTGCAGCCGGGCGCCGAGGCGGCCCTGGATGGCGGCAGCGGCGGCCCACGACAACGCGCCTCCTGTGAGCGCCAGGCCGGCGAACATCGGCGGGAACTGGTATTCCTCGATCAGCAGGTACGGCAAATACACTTCGGCGCCGAAAAACGCGGCAGACGCCAGGCCGCGGGTCAGGATCACACTGGGCAGGCCGCGGCGGGCGAGCAGTGTTCCGCGGGGTACCAGGGGACGCACGGCTACGAGGGCGATCACGACGGCGGCCGCGGCCAGGAGTGCCGGCGCGGCGGTGAAGCCCGCGATCCTGACTCCGGCGGAGAGGTTCAGCCCCAGTACAGCGAGCGCGGCGAGCGCTGCCCACGCGAGCCGACCCAGCGCCCAGGGCGGGACCGGGGCCTGCTCAGAGGGCCGGTCGATGCCGCGGAGCACCGGAACGATCATCACCACCGCGGGAACCACCAGCCCCACCACGCCCAGGAACACCCAGTGCCAGCTCAGGACTTCCGCCACGATACCGGCCGCAAACGGGCCCACCAGCGACGGGATCACCCATGCGGCGGAGAAGGCAGCGAAGATCCCGGGGTGCAGGACGGCCGGATAGACGCGGGCCACCACCACGTAGAGCGCAACCGTCAGCGCACCGCCGCCAAGCCCCTGCACCAGGCGGCCGGCAACCAACACGGGCATGGACACGGCCGTGCCTGCGATGATCAGGCCCAGCACGAACAGGGCAACTGAGGCGTACAGCGGGACGGTTGGCCCGCGGCGGTCCGACCAGTTTCCGGCCGCCACCATGCCGATCACGCCAGTTGCCAGTGGACCGGCGAACGCAAGGGCATACAGGCTGGCGCCGTCGAGTTCACGGCTGACGACGGGCATGATGGTGGTCACCGCGAGCGATTCGAACGCCGCGAGGAACACGAGGGCACACGCGCCGATGGTCACCCACAGGTACGGTCGCTGCAGGATCCCGGCTGTGGGGTCTGTCGTTGGGAGCGTGGAATCGCGCATGTTATCGGCGCGGCTGGGTGGCGTCGCCGATGTAGCGGTTCCGGCCCGCTCGGTAGCCGAACACCGCGGCCAGCGAACCGACCGCCAGGAACAGCACCCCGGCGGCGGTGAACGATCCCGTGGCCTGGTGCAACTGGCCCACCATCAGCGTGCCGGTGGAACCCAACCCGTAGCCCACGCCCTGCATCATCCCGGACAGGTGCGCGGCGGTGTGCCCGTCGCGGGTCCGCAGCATGATCATGGTCAGGGCCACCGCGGTGAGGCTGCCCTGCCCCAGGCCCAGCAGCCCGGTCCACACCCAGATGAGTTCCAGGGGTCCGAAGATGCTCAGCGCAAACCCGCCGCCAGTCATCAGCGCAACCACCACAGCGATGGCGCGCTGGTCACGGAGCCTCGCCGCCAGCGCCGGGGCAAACAGCGAGCCCAGCATCTGGAGCACTATCGACAGAGAAACCATCAGGCCGGCCGTTCCGCCGTCCACGCCGCGTTCGCGCAGGATGGGCGCCAGCCACGCAAAGACGCTGAAGGACATCATTGCCTGCAGCACCATAAAGATGGTCACCTGCCACGCCACCGCCGAACGCCACACATTGATGCCGAGGTGGCTGGCCTGGTGCCGGACGGGGTGCTGGCGCAGCGCCACCGGGAGGAAAAGCAAAAGTACGACGGCGGCAGGAACCGCCCAGAACCACAGAGCCGAGGTCCACTCCCCCGTTGCCGCGAAGACGGGGTACGTAAAGCCGGCTCCGAGGGCGGCCGAGGCGCAGATGGCCGTGGTGTACAGCCCGCCCATGAGGCCCAGCCGGTGCGGGAAATCACGCTTCACCAGCCCGGGAAGGAGGACATTGCACAAGGCGATGGCGGCACCGCAGGCGGCAGTTCCCGCCAGCAGGGTTGGGAGGTGGCCGGCACCTGGCACCAGGCCGCCGATGTCCGCGGGCCGCAGCAGCAGTCCTGCCGTCAGCACTGCCATTGCGCCAAGCAGGACTCGTTCGGCTCCAAACCGGCGGGCCAGAACGGGGGCCAGCGGCGCGAAGACGCCCAGGAGCGTGACCGGCACAGTGGTGAGCACCACGACTGCCCAGCCCGGCAGGCCGGCGTCGGACGTGATCTCGGGAAGAACCGCGGCGAAACTGGAGAAAACCGTGCGGAGGTTCAGCCCGACAAGCACCAGGCAGAGGCCCAGGTACGCCAAGGCACGGCGGCTGCTCTGCGGGCTTTCCGGCCCACCGCCCGACTGGCCCGGAAGGCGCGTCGGGGCTGCTGGGGGGATGTCGTCGATTTCGGCGTCGACCAGCAGTCCAGGCACGTCAACGTTGTCAGCACGGGTCACGGGGACCATTCTGTCAGGCTTCGAGGTCAGGCGGCGTTATCCACCTAGTCACCTGTGGCGCTGGCGGGGGGTGAGCGGACTTCCACATCGGACCCGCTCAGCCGAACCGTCCGCATGCGGGCCGCGGGTATTCTGGAAGGGATGAGCGAATCCCCAGAATCCCCCCAGCCTCCGCATGTCCCGCGCCCGGTGACGCCCGGAACCCAGGCGTCTTTCGGCACATACGGCGGCAGGCCCGTGAGCTTTGTGCGCCGCGGTACCCGTCTCCAGGGACGCCGCCAGACGGCGTGGGAAGAGCACTCGGACCGGTGGGCGCTGGACGTGCCCCGGCACGTTGCCAACACGTCGGTCCACCCGGACTACACGTTCGACGCCGAGGCCGAGTTCGGCCGCAAAGCGCCGCTCATCGTGGAAATCGGGTCCGGGCTGGGCGATGCCATCTGCCACGCGGCCGAGGAGAACCCGGGCATGGACTTCCTGGCCGTGGAGGTCTACACGCCGGGCCTGGCCAACACCATCATCAAGATCAACAGCCGCGGGCTGAACAACGTCCGGGTGGTGGAAGCCAACGCGCCCGAGGTTCTCGCCACCATGCTGCCGGCAGGTTCCGTAAGCGAACTCTGGGTGTTTTTCCCCGACCCCTGGCACAAGTCACGGCACCACAAGCGCCGACTCATCCAGCCGGAGTTTGCCGAACTGGCCGCACGGGCACTCACCAAGGGCGGCCTGTGGCGGGTCGCCACGGACTGGTCCAACTACGCCGTCCACGTCCGCGACGTCCTGGCGGACTCGCCGGACTTCGAAAACCTCCACACCGGCGAGCGCCACGGACCCGAAAGCCCGCTCACCCAGGTGTGGCAATCCGGCGTCGAAACCCTCGTGGGCGGCGCGCCCGTCCGCGAGGGCCGGGCGCCGGTAAGCACCGCACACACCGGCCCCAACGAGGGTGTGGACGAAACGGGCGGCTGGGCCCCCCGTTTCGAAGGCCGGATCCGCACCAGTTTCGAGGCGAAGGCCCACGAGGCCGGCCGGCTGATCTTCGACCTCTGCTACCGCCGGCGCTGAGCCCGGGACCCGGTGTCAGCTCACGCTGATGGAAGCGACGATCTCCTTGAGCATCCCCAGCCGCGGCTCGATCTGCGGGTTCACGTATGGCCAGATCACCACAACACCGATGAAACGGTTGTTTTCCCAGACGCCCACCGTGGCCGCGACCCTCGCTTCGCCCGTCGGATCCGTGTATCCAACCACGACGGCGTACGAGGCCTTAGCGGGTATGTTCAGTTCGCCTTCGGCCAGGATGGTCCCGGCACGGTCTTCAAGGTAGAAACCTGACATCAGGTGTGCCCAGCCGTTGGCCTGCGCGGCCCCGGTCACGGAGGTGTCGTCCTTGATGACCGTCACCAGGACGCCGCCCAGCAGGCCATACTGCTCGGTGTTTGGCCCGGCGGCCGAGTCCGCCAGAACCTGGGTGTGCTCGGGGAAGTCTGCCGTGAATCCCAGCGGGGACTCGATATGAACTGACATGGTTGCTCCTTAGCGGTAAGACTTGGCTGGGCTGGTTGGCACGTGCGGATCCGGCACGGGACGTCAGAGCTTCTCGAGCTTGGTGTCGTTCGGGACCTTATAGTACGTGGACACGTTGGTGGTTGCCTTGTTCTCGGTTTTGACCTCCACCTCGCCGGCTTTGAGGTCAATGCCGAACTTGTTGGACGCTGTCACCACGTGGTTCTCCTGGACGGTGGCAGCCCCTGCCTGGTAGAGCCTGGCGGCGTCCTGGCCGGCCGCAACCGTGTCTCCCAACGCCACATTGCGCATGTAGCTGTCAATCACGGCCGCGTTCTCCGGCGAGTACTCGACATCGATCTTCACGGTGCCCTGCGTGCCGACTGTCACGCTGGACTCAGCCTTGGCGCCCTGGAGGTCGGGGCCCGCGGTGGCGCCCGCCGCAACCGTGCCCTCCATGGACACGGCGATCGACTCCATGTTGCCGTGCTTATCCAGATTCACTTCCAGGCCGCCCTTGCCCGAGGCCTCGAATACCCTGCCGTCAAGGTTCAGCTTGCCCTGGGCCGACACTTCGGCACTGGCGGTTGCCGTACCGTCCGTCAGGTTCCGCTCGTAGGCAAGGTCCAGCTTCGCCGAGCCCGAAGTGGGCCCGGATTCGCCCTTGGCCTCGAGGGAGAGGGTTCCCTTAGCTTTGTCGTCGTGGCCAGTGGTGCCGTTGTCGTCTGCCGCATCGTTGATGGTGTCCAGGATGTAGCCAGGCGGGTTGCCGGCCACATCCTTGATTTCACCGACGCTGTCCGGCGGGAGGTCCGTGTAAATCTGGTTGCGGGCGGCCATGGCCTCTTCAAGGCTGTCGAACTGGAACTCCCGCGAGGCCTCCCCATTGAGTGTGACCCCGGCCGTGCCGGTGGTGTCGTTCACTCCCACGCCCACGTTTCCGTAGACCTTCATGGTGGCCGAACCGTCCGCGTTCTCCACCACCACGGTGCCTACCTCCGCGCCGGCATGGAACCAGGCAACCCGGGCGTCAAGGGAGGCCTTGCCGGTCTCCGTGTACAAGGGAGTATCCGTCCTGGCGATTTCCCGAAGGTGGTCGCTGGCCTGCTCCTGGGCGGACAGGGGAATACCGCCGTCCATCCTCATGAGGTCCTCGGCGAAGGGACCATTCTCGTCTTCGCCTTCGATCAGATATTTCCGGTCTTCCTCGGACAGGCCGGCCCACCACTTGGCCTGCTCTTCCGGGCTGGCCTTGAGCATGTCATCCAGGCCCTGTTTCAGCTCTTGGCGGTGGGCCTCAGCCGCTGCCGCCTTCGCTACCTGTTCCTCCAGCCAGTTCTGCGCCCGGCTGCCCAGGTCCTTGAGCCTGTCCAGCACGCTGGAGCTACCGCTGCCGCCACCGGTCTCGGCAGAGGACTGTTCCTGCTCGTTTGCGTGCTGCAGGAGCAGCTTGGAGTTGTGGCGGAGGCTCGATGCCACCCGCTCCAGGCTGGGACGGTGGTTGCCGGACCAGTCCTGCCGGAACAGCTCGCCGTCGGTGCCCTTCCAGGGCGCGGACTGGATCTGGCCCTGCAGGGAACTGGCCCGACTGCTGAGCAGCGACGCCGCCTTGTCAACAGCCTTCGCCAGCTCCCGAAGCTGACTGACGTCCGCGCCGTAAAAAGTCATGGTGTCTCCCCCGGAGAGTAATAAGAGTTAGATCTATCGCTGGACATATCGTCGCACGGCAGCAAGTGTCCCGCGATGGGGATCACTCCCCATCGCCGGAGCCCCGAATCAGCACGAGAACCAGCACCAAGTCCGGGATGGTGCGCGGCGCGCAGATCGGACTGTTCGCGGCCCGCTTGGCGTGGCACGATGGGGCATGTGCAGGGGCACACAAATCTGCGCCGCTGCGGCGCCGGCCCGAAGGAACCGCCATCAAAAGAGAACTCAGGCAGGCCGCCGATGCGGCGGAGGGTGCCACTAATTCACGCACGTTGGAACTGTTTGCGCGGGCAGGGTTCGCGGCCAGCGGTGTCCTGCACTTCCTGGTAGGCCTCATTGCCATCCGGCTCGCCATGGGTGGCGGTGGAAGCGCCGACTTCAGTGGCGCCGTGTCAGAGCTCGCAAGCCAGCCTGCCGGACCTTTCCTGTTATGGGGCAGCTTCGCCGCCTGCGCGGCCTTGGCCATCTGGCAGGCCAGTGACGCGATCTTCGACTACGGCCATCTGCCCACCAAGGAAAAGGCCGGCAAGAAACTCAAGGCAGCCGCACAGGCTTTGGTATTCGCCGGATTGGCCCTGACGCTCGCCTCCTTTGCCCTGGGAACCGGTTCCGGCGGTGACAACCAGAAGTCCGCGAGCGACCTGACTGTCAGCCTGATGAAGGCACCCGGCGGTGTGGCACTCCTGGTCCTGGTGGGGGTCGGAATTTCCGTGGCCGGGGTGATCTATGGCATCCGCGGCATCAAGAAGTCCTTCGAGAAACAGCTGACAATGCCTACGGATCCCCGGGCCCGCACCGCCGTCAGCGTGCTGGGCGTGACCGGCTACGTCGCGAAGGGCACAGTCCTGCTGTTGACCGGAATGCTCATCACCATCGCCACCCTGCAGGCCCATCCGGAGGAATCAACGGGCCTTGACGGCGGGCTCAAGGCGCTGAGAGAGCAGCCCTTCGGCGTTTACCTGCTTGCCGCGGTGGGCGCCGGGCTGATCTGCTACGGCGTCTACATGGTGGTCAGGGCGCGCCTGGCCAAGATGAACCCGTAGGGCACCAGTTCACCCCGGTTAGGGTGGGTCCATGCCCCAGGTACGCGCCGAACGCCACATCCGCCTCGATTCGGAGACAGTCTTTGCCCTCTCCCAGACCACCGGTGCGTTCCGGCTCAAATGGGACCCGTTCATCTCCGCCCAAAGTTTCCTGAACAGCGCAAAATCCGCCGGAAAGGGCGTCCGGACGCGGACCGTGTCCCGCCTGGGCCTGGTAATGGTGAGCGAATACGTTTCCTATGCGCCACCCAAAAACGTGGGCATGACCATGGTGTCCGGACCGTGGTTCTTCGGGAATTTCGGTGGCGGCTGGCGTTTCACCGCGGACGACGGCGGCACCCGGGCCGTCTGGAAGTACACCTTTTCGTGCCGCCCGGCCTGGTTGCGGCCGGTGGCTGAGCGGATGGGCGCCTGGCTCCTGGGCCGTGAGATCAATAAAAGGATCGAAGCCTTTGCCCGGGCCTGTGAGGACCCCGGGCTGGTGGCCGAGTTCCGCGCCCTCCAAGCACAGTAATCAAAGCCCGGTGACCAAATCCTGGCGATCAAAAAGCTCCGTGATCCCCGGCCCTGGGATTACGGCACCGTGATGATAGCAACGGCCTGCTGGGTTTCATCCCGCAGTTCCAGGCTGGCGATGCTGGCCAGCTGAACCGGCGTGGCGCCCATAACCTTCACCCTCCCGCTGGGGGTTGCGGTCCAGGCACAAGCCCGGTCCTCGCCGCCGTTGCGGTCCCGGATCCAGAGCGAGAGGGTTCCGTCCAGCGGCAGCTTGCTGCCGTTCACGGCCAGCTCGGTGCCCCACGTTTTCCGGGCGAGGTCGATGCTGAACTGCAGGCCATTGCCGGACTGGACCGAGTAGCTGGCGTCCGGCACCGGCGGCCGGCTGAGCAGCGGCGCAGCGGCCAGGCCCAAGGCGAGGCACGCGGCGGCGACGGCGCCCACCAGCGCTGCCCACCGCCGTCGTAATTTACGACGGCGGGTGGCCAGTTCATCGAGGACTGTGAGGGGCACTGAACTGCCTGACTCAGGGGCCGCCCTGGGGCGGGCACCCGCCGTCAACGCCACCGCCTCCGGGACCGGCAGCGCGTCCAGCAGGGCCGGCAGGCTTTCGAACTCGGCGAGTTCGGCCCGGCAATCCGCACAGGACTCGAGGTGGGCTTCGAAACGTTGCGAATCCGCGGGGTCAAGCCCACCGAGAACATAGGCGCCCATCAGGTGATGCAGCTGAGAGTCATTCACCGTTCCACCCCCATTTCATCCAGGATGATCCGCAGCGCCCTGACGGCGTAGTAGGCCCGGGACTTCACGGTTCCGCTAGGGATGTTCAGCTGCACGGCGGCCTCGTTGACGGTGAAACGGCGGTAGTGGAGTGCCACGAGGACCTCGCGGTGTTCGGTACTGAGCCGAAGCAGCGCCTCCTCCATAAGCACGCGGTTGAGGAGTTCATCCACGCGTTCTACGGTTTGGGCGGGATCGGAGAGGTCGCGTTCCATCACTTCGGCCGGGCGCCGTTGGGCTTTGCGGTAGTTGTCTATCATGATGTTCCGGGCGGTCCGGAACAGGTAGCTGCGCAGGCTTCCGGTGATCTCCGGTGCCTGCTGCCAGACGCGCAGCACGGTCTCCTGCACCACGTCCTCCGCCAGCTGTGGGTCACGGGATGCGCTGAGGACAAAACGGCGCAGCGCTGCGCCGTGTTCGCGGTAGATCGCAGCCACCACGTCCTCATCCAGCGGCATGCCGCCCCCTCCTGTCCCCGGTTCCCGTCCCGTCCCGTCCGGTCACTGTACATTCCGGCTGATACGACGTCCCCCGCACGCAAAAGGTTCACTGGCCGTGGTCCCCCCGGAACCGGCGCCGGAAACAGGGGAGCTGGTTCTTGAACCATTCTTCACCCTTGCGCGTCGTACCGGTTAGTGCCCGGTGATCCGCCACCGGGCCCCAGACGAGGAGCGTTCACATGAAAAAACATCTAGGCACGGGTTTTGCCACAATGGCCCTCATGGCCGCGCTTTCTGGCTGCGCGGGCAGCCCGGGAACCAGTACAACAACGGCGGCGCCCACTCCGTCGGCCACGAGTCCCGCAGCCACATCCGCCGCCCCGACGACTGGCACCCCCACCGCAGCGGCCGCCGTCGACCTCAAGGCAGCGTCCTCCAGCGCCGGCAATATCGTGGTTGATTCCGCTGGCATGAGCCTGTATTTCTTCACCAAGGATGTGAAGGACTCCGGGA
Proteins encoded:
- a CDS encoding IS1380 family transposase → MPQSTKVFPSVPVTFTGQSLVSHAGARVLTSFIDALGFRDLCEDRLGQFVPAMASHRPGRLLGSLAVMLAAGGEYASDLDILRSQPGVFGKVPSNATVSRFFERTVKNPDVFDYGFSTLSKELRTRAWEAAGDRSPAVTATAADPLVIDLDATLVASHSEKERATGNYKGGFGFAPFTASIDYGSGRGTGEELAVLLRHGGATANNAEDHIRIFEAAIAVLPDALYGEDDELDGEKILVRTDSAGASRKFLWYLHSRGVQFSVSYPVPVGKAHMIDWINDKKYWQPALDQDGNERDDAWVINATQVIPLEDYPPGTKIFLRAEPLHPGATPTLLDIDGHRVTAFLTNAPRWHGPFLDARHRARGRCENRIKTLKNTGLSKLPFFDFAANQAWANLAVLAANLVSWLQLTALPDGHKAQGWDIKRWRYRLFATAGKIITRARRTHLLLPDAAPEKPLIAALLEAISRIAAAANRPAHLLRT
- a CDS encoding DEAD/DEAH box helicase, yielding MTTFAALGTPKELADTLTAQGIVEPFPIQVKTLPDTLAGRDVLGRGRTGSGKTIAFAIPLVARLAEREAKHFRKPGRPMGLVLAPTRELATQINATIEPMAKAMGLTTTVIYGGISQARQEKALRAGVDIVIACPGRLEDLIRQRILTLEGVEITVLDEADHMADLGFLPVVKKLMDMTPSQGQRLLFSATLDNGVDKIVQRYLSNPLTHAVDESQAAVTTMEHHVLVVNDQTVKKQLIVELASGAGRRVLFMRTKHHARKLAKTLTDAGIPAVDLHGNLSQNARDRNLAEFSSGDVRVLVATDVAARGVHVDDVELVIHVDPPTEHKAYLHRSGRTARAGSDGTVVTLTLPEQQSDVKKLMKAAGVEVNFERVTANSPLVAELVGEMADKIDPRTRAALLAKKSAQQGGGTSTGANAERKRARRSQEGPTAGGRGGRGGRGRVSAEPTRTDLPRAERRAVAYEGRTEARAAFDRVAEQNEDRAIAAAAARRNSRGHGATGSTHRNDVPAAGGRAAAGRGSDGRADSRVTRSDAPRGGTGRPATTGGQRGGRPATGQRAAGARTAGAGAGARTGGSGQRAGASTGNGGNAGNKAVWSSNTGGTSGGSYAGNGGGSGRPARSGPRRASAPASNERRSR
- a CDS encoding cyclopropane-fatty-acyl-phospholipid synthase family protein, which codes for MSQQGAEHHHTTDDGGTRLGDAPQRGAAEAWDERYRSKPKFWSGKPNPQLVREGAGLRPGKALDLGCGEGADAIWLAQQGWTVTAVDVSAVALERALGHEKAALDRESMHAEGASEIASRIHWEQCDLEEWQPAATFDLVSSQFLHSPHLGWQGPLRTAAAAVKPGGTLLIVGHHPHRLPPWGNHTRPEMFYTPAQLVAELGLDSPDWQLEVNTTRERAASGPDGEEAIIGDTVLRATRLA
- a CDS encoding MFS transporter; the encoded protein is MRDSTLPTTDPTAGILQRPYLWVTIGACALVFLAAFESLAVTTIMPVVSRELDGASLYALAFAGPLATGVIGMVAAGNWSDRRGPTVPLYASVALFVLGLIIAGTAVSMPVLVAGRLVQGLGGGALTVALYVVVARVYPAVLHPGIFAAFSAAWVIPSLVGPFAAGIVAEVLSWHWVFLGVVGLVVPAVVMIVPVLRGIDRPSEQAPVPPWALGRLAWAALAALAVLGLNLSAGVRIAGFTAAPALLAAAAVVIALVAVRPLVPRGTLLARRGLPSVILTRGLASAAFFGAEVYLPYLLIEEYQFPPMFAGLALTGGALSWAAAAAIQGRLGARLQHRVAVRIGSALVLGAILLTLATSALHWPAAVAIAGWLFAGGGMGLLYPRLSVMTLAMSSKENQGFNSSAMSISDSLGGALALAATGIVFAAFTTTAESFAGVFALTAVVAVAAVTVAPRVSR